AGACGCCGCGGCGTTTGAGAATATAACGGACAAACTGATGGTTTTCCAAGTTAATCAACGGAAGCAGACGGGTATGTAACTCCCGCGCGCCGGTCTCATCGCCTGCCCACCAAAGCTCCATAATTTTTGCGAGCAGATCGGCAAATTCGCAAGCGGGCATACAACCGTCGGCACCGCGTGTTATCTCCGCCGGCAGCACCTTACCGGCAGCACCTCCGAAGATGGTCTTGATCTGATCCCCAGCCAACTGTTTGACTTCGCCAATGTGCTGCGGTCCTGGCTGCCTCTCCTCTTTGACATATTCAATCTGCGGGACATCCTCTGCGAGTTGAACAATCTGCTCCCCGGTCAACGGTGCGTAACTATCGGCATTCTGCACCATAATCGGTCCATCAAAGACCTCCCCAAGTCGCTTGAACATATCTATCGCGGTCGCTGCATTAGTCCGTGCCGGCGCCATGGCGATTATCGAATCCACCCCCGCATGCTGTGCGGCTCTTGCATAGAGCAGCGTCTGTGGCACGGAGATGCCAGAACACCCGAAAACTACCGGTAACCTACCATTGACTGCTTCGAGGACGGCATCCAAGTTGCGGATACGTTCCGCCTCGCCGAGGAAATAGAACTCCCCGACCATGACGGGCCAAACAATCCCATGTTGTCCCGACTCACAGCAGAAATTGGCGGCAGCCTGTAGATCACTGGTATGAATGTCTAGGTCTTCCGTATAAGGTGTGGGAAGCAGACCAAAAACTCCCTTCATCGGGTCAAATTTTGCCATATACAAACTCCTCCGTTTAATTTATGATTGATGGAAATTAAGTATCTATCCAGATAATTGTTAAGACGCAACCTCCGCAGGTTCCAAGCCTATGGGTGAATCTGTTATTCTGATGTGAGCGCTTTTGGACGCCACAAGTGCAACAACTCCCCTTGTACCTCGTAATCCAATTCATCCCATTTTTCAAGGGGGAGAACAACATGAGCAAGCGCCGCTGTCGACATCGTTTTTATTCTGCCTGTCAGGTGGGTGACTAGTGCTTCCATCCCAGGGTTGTGTCCAACTACCATCACCCGCTGATCCTCGGCCGGCACGTTTTGCAAAACTGCGAGGTATGATCCCGGTCCCGCATGATAAAACTCTGATGTCAATTCAACCTTATCCTCACAATGACACGCTTTGGCGACTGCCTTGGCGGTGTTTCGCGCCCGCTTGGCGGTTGAACTGATTATCCTGTCGGGGACCAAGTCTTGCTCTTGCAATAACTTTCCCATTCGCGGCGCATCCCGTTTACCGCGCTTGTTGAGCGGACGATCATGGTCCGCTAACGATGCATCTTTCCAACTCGACTTTGCATGACGTAAAATTAGTAATGTTTTCATGTGGACACTATTCCTTGTAGGAAACCTATTCACCCGTTACTCCGCCGAGACTTTGGGTAACAACTTGGGTTAATGTATTCAAAACCATCTTATCACAAGTTCAGGTGGACATCCATACAAAAACTTCTTGTCGAAAAATAAGAGTTTGGCTATAATGAGCGGACGGTAAACCATCAATTAGGAGGTAATGTGTATGTCTATACCCACGACGAACGCTGACGACAAACCGGCGATAGAATTCACCGAAGACCAGAAATTCATCTTTGACACACGGGGTTGGATAGCCATCCCCGGCGTATTGACCGACGACGAAGTCGCTGAGATGCGAGATTTTTGCTACCGTCTAAAAAAGTCTCCAGAATCCATTCCTGAGCATCAC
Above is a window of Candidatus Poribacteria bacterium DNA encoding:
- a CDS encoding dihydrodipicolinate synthase family protein, whose amino-acid sequence is MAKFDPMKGVFGLLPTPYTEDLDIHTSDLQAAANFCCESGQHGIVWPVMVGEFYFLGEAERIRNLDAVLEAVNGRLPVVFGCSGISVPQTLLYARAAQHAGVDSIIAMAPARTNAATAIDMFKRLGEVFDGPIMVQNADSYAPLTGEQIVQLAEDVPQIEYVKEERQPGPQHIGEVKQLAGDQIKTIFGGAAGKVLPAEITRGADGCMPACEFADLLAKIMELWWAGDETGARELHTRLLPLINLENHQFVRYILKRRGVLTSMVERAPAPHELDAEDKREISILLKAVENDIESYPFGTE
- a CDS encoding histidine phosphatase family protein, yielding MKTLLILRHAKSSWKDASLADHDRPLNKRGKRDAPRMGKLLQEQDLVPDRIISSTAKRARNTAKAVAKACHCEDKVELTSEFYHAGPGSYLAVLQNVPAEDQRVMVVGHNPGMEALVTHLTGRIKTMSTAALAHVVLPLEKWDELDYEVQGELLHLWRPKALTSE